The segment GCGAAGGTCTCCTTATACTTGCTTTTGTCGGAGCATTAGCCATAATATTACCTTGTCATTGCATAATTGCGAATTGAGCATGCAACAACAGATTAATATCACAACCGATACCAACGAATAGATTCCGCAACATCCACGGTCTATAGTTCCTAGCCAACAACCACTCCAGAACAACACTGAGCTAGATTCAATAACTAGAGGAACTTTCTCATGCCAACCCATACTCGTAAACATCTCCACGACTATTTTTATGGCTCTTACCTCAGCCTTTCCCAATCCCGTAGCCTCAATCGGCCTAGAGCACATAGCATAGGCCACTCCTTTATTGTCTCTCAATACCCTACCACTACCCGCCTCATCCTCCATTATGATACCTGCGACACTGAACTTCATCCACCCAGGGGAAGGTGGTTTCCACagaataatgttcttgttgactATGCTTCTCAACGAACTACATTTCATAGTCCAACACCACCAATATCCTTCCAAAAATTAACAGACATAATGAGCCGCCCTTGCCTCTATCCAAGATCTTATTTTAGAATGGAACAACAGTGTATCAACAGTCATCAATGTTCTGTGAAACACTTTATCCTTACATGCCAACCATATGGGTCAACATGACATCAAAATCGATATCAGCCATAAGCTTTTATGGAGTCCTGTCAAATTCACTTTACAACATAGCGAAAAGAAATCATCAAAACTCCTAACAGGTTTCCATTGAAAACCCTAGCAATGGAAAATCTTGCACCTAAAACCATTAACAAATTTGCATTGAAAGAAACAATAATTTACACTCTCCGTCACCCTGTCACACCACGGACAACCATATTTTGACAGATCCAATTGCACGCCCCCTCAGGTCAGAAAATTCGTATTTGGGATTCACTCAATCGCCATCATTTCAGTTCCATAATCTCTTGGAAAAATAATGATTACAAAACTGCCCGTCTTTTTCATTAATCCACACCAAGTTCCCAATCAATGATTTCAACCTACTCAATATACTTTTTTCCGAATCCAATAACGGCCTAGAGAAAATATGTCCCACTGAACCTCACTAAATCCATTAAAGTTGCTTTCAATGGTTCATGGACTATCAAGTGAATTCTTTAATTCTAGAATATCCTTCCATAGTTGTTTTTTATTCGAAACCCCATTGGGTACATAACATCAATCAAGGATGCTTCCATTTCCTCAGCAATCCATTTACCTTCCACTAATACAAATCTCTTATAAATGAAATAATTACCTATTTAAAAAGTACTCTTATCCTATATTCTTATAACACCTTCAGAAGACCGCTCTGCTACCGAAAATCTAAATTCAAGATTATCATCACCCCAAACCTTCCTAAAAATATCGGCAGTAACCGAGTTTAATTTTGATTCCTGAATACAGCACATATTCCCTTTAGCTTTGCATATCACTCTTCTAACATAGTCTAGCTTAGCCTCTGGAGTCATACCCCTTATATTTCAAGACAAAATCCTCATTTTTCCACCACCAAGAGAGAATCACCGAAACAACAAAAGAAAACCACAGAACTTACACATACTAGCCTTCTTGAGTCAAGGTCGCGACCCACCTTTCCCCCTGTCACACGGTTCTATAGGCCTTCTAACCTAATAATTTCATCGACAACTTCTCGCTCATCGCCTCTAATGCTAAATCCCAATTAAATTTTTGTTTCTTCCTATTAAGAATTGATGGTGACTCCCCACCAGAAgccctttcttctttcttctctAATTTTAACCACCACATCCTTATTTCCCAACTGCTCGTGGATGATAATGGAACTTGATCCCCCTCCAGACCCCAACTGTTGGCCCGTTACATTCTCCAAGTCCACTGCCACTTCATCATCCCTTCGTTCTTCTTGACCCCCAACTTGATTTACTAGGCCTAATTCAGCTACTTGAAAGCCCATATTGCTGACATCTTCCAAGGCCCGGATGTTACAACAGTTTTTGTCCTTCTCACCGGCCCTATAACCACTCAACTGTTCCTCTTCCATTCTTAAAACATTTTCTGCAGAACTCTAACACCCAACATTGACGTTTGTTTTCTCAAGGATGATTACATTAATTGCTTCGTCCTTCAGATTTTGTCTCTCTTCTGAAGCCTTTTCCGGACTTGTCCTCGTCGCCGATTTAGAATCTGACACAATGGTGTCATCCCTTTCCTGCACTAATTCCCACTCTTCTTTATCCTTCACTCCATAACCCCTGCTTGATTCGTCAAAAAATTCCGACAGTCCTGTTTCAATAACTCTAATCGAAAATTCACCTTCCCCACCTCTAAATAGATTAACTCATCAGTCCTTTCTAGTTGCTTGGTGGATACCAGCATCAACATTTTATCGAAACTTTTCACCATCGTCGAATTCTCATCGAGAAATATTAATTCTCCCCATACTCCAACTATTCTTTTGAAAGAAGTATAGTTCCAACAGTGTAAGGGAATGCCTAATACTTCAATCCAAAATACTCTCTCCTTCACTGCCAAGCTCTCCGACCAAGGctcaattttaacaaaaaaactcCCTCAGATACGGTCCAATCGTGCTACTTTAATAACTCTAACAGTTGCATGTCGGGTATTTCAATCAAAAAATGCCTTCTTTGAGTCCTTCTGATTTTAATCTCCCCCAATCCAATTCTAGCTattctttcagttaaactctttGTATCACAACACATAGAAGTAATTCCTACCAGGCATTTTTGAAGCTTTCACAGTTGCTCGTTGTCATCATGTCCCTGAACCAACTTAATCAAGTTCCTCTCCTTGCAATATATCTTTACCTTCTGTCTTACTCAAATCGTTGCTACTTCTCATGGAGTTTTCTCCTAAATCCATTCTACTATCTTTCAATATTTTTACTTTCTCCTTCCCTGCATCGTTATTAACAACCTGCTGCTGTTTTGGTATCCCTTCCAAAGAAACTTTTCCCCAAACTTGTCTTCTCCCCTTGAATCTTGCTAAGTCTACAGAAATCCAATTCCCTAAAATGACGAAATCTTTTTATCGGCTTATAACCCTTTGAGCATCCATCATTTTCTCATATCTCACAAAACCAAATCTTCTTCCATTCTTACTTTTTTTCGCCCGAATGAATGCATCAATGACGTCTCCATGGTACCTAAACAATGCCCATAAACCTTTCCAGTGCATGGTCACCGAAATGTTGTGAAAGGAAACTGTTATCGGATCTTTCTCCATTTTCAAAAATTCCTCACTTAcctattaaaccctaaacccgaAAAGTTAATAACTATGTTGATTATTCATtgtaaatagtaattaaaatattcaattcAAATGTTATCGCAATATTcaaaatagtatatatatatatatatatcattcgtAAGCATATCGAAGTCGTCAGTGTCTATGTGAACAGATTAATCCAAATGGTTGTGATTTGTGACGGCCGGCTGCTACTTACAGACGAATAACAGCAACAAGAGAGGAAAAAAACAATCTAACTGGGATAGTTAATATCGCTATTCAATGTATAAATTATTTGTATAAtagagattttttttttcaaaaaaaaaaaaattgtttataaATCTCCTGGATTGTATATAAAAGGTACCATTCAAGCATTATTGTTTGATATAAACACAGAGATGAGCTCAACAACTCAGGCAATGGTTCCAGTCATAGATTTCTCAAACCAAAACCTGAAACCGGGCAGCCCCGAATGGGATTTAGTGAAATCCCAAGTTCGGGAAGCACTGGAGGAGTACGGTTGTTTCGAGGCTTTGTTTGATCCAATCCTGGAGCTTCGAAAGGCAGTATTTGGGGCTTTGCAAGAGGTCTTTGACTTGCCTTTACAAACAAAAAAACTGTTTGTTTCCGATCAGCCCTTTTGTGGCTATTCGTGTCCTCCATCTGGTGTGTTTCAAAGCATGGCGGTGGATGATGCTTATATTGCTGAAAACATTGAACAATACCTCACCACCAGTTTATGGCCTCAGGGAAATATAGCTTTCAGGTACGGTAAAAATTCCATGGAAGAAATTGTAATACAAGTCATAATGCATTTTGTTTTCTCTATTAAATAACTGGACAAACTAATTATTTTACTTTAGATAAAAAATCAAACTAATCTttctattaatttatttttactattaaaaattaattcttGTACACCAACATGAGAAACAGGAGATAGTCAAGTGTAATTTTTTGGTTATTTCATTCACCaaactaatttttaataatagatcagatggacaaaatttttaatacaaaaaattaatttactctttaatttaacatataaaaataaaatacaatctaaTTCTTAATAAAACCCTCTATCAAAAAGCCCTTTATCAAAATTAGTAGACTtggtttttattaattatttgctTTGTGTTTGGCAGTGAAATTCTGGCATCTTTCATTCAACTAacatcagagttagaaaagacaATTTTGAAGATGATTTTGGAGAGTTTTGGGCTTGAGAAATACATGGATGAGCTCACTGACATCGCAAACTATCAACTGAGGATCATGAAATATGAAAAGACAAAAGCCAACGAGCAAACCATTGGGGTACCTGCACACTGTGACACTAATATGATGAACCTTTTGTATCAAAACGAGGTTAATGGATTGGAGATTCAAAACAAAGATGGTGAATGGATGAATATGAAGTTTTCCCCCAACTCTTTCATAGTCATGATTGGAGAGTGCCTTAGCGTAAGTTCCACTTATTTTGATATAATCAAGTATTAATATTTacacatattttaatatatatgttagCAAAATATATTAATTCAATTTGTAATATTTATTCACTCCCATATTTATTTCTAGCAAAGAGAAGGAAAATGTTTTAATTCTTGAAAAAAGTTTTACTCCTATCTCTAATTTCAAGTTAAATTTACACTAAATAAACTTTTTTTATCATGCTATTAGACTAACAGCCAAACGGGTCACAAGTGTTTAAATAGCTTGACTTGAACATAAACTTTTATATTGTTGCAGGTATGGTTAAATGGTCGATTGTCTTCTCCTTATCATCGTGTCTTGATGAAGGCTAACGAAGATAGGTATAGCCTTGGACTGTTTTCAACTGTAAGAGGAGGCTACATGGTAAAGGTTCCAACTGAGCTTGTGGATGACAAAAATCCCATGCTCTTCAAACCTCATAACCATGAAGAATTTTTGAAATATTTCTCCTCCGAAGTCGCTAAAGGTGTTTTTAGATCTGGGGCTGTTATAGCTCCTCTTAAAACTTATTGTGCTGTCTAAGATTTGGCCCGTCAATAATTACTATATTGTAGCCAAATTGCTTATTACAATGTTTAAGATTTGGCAATTAATAATCACTATATCATAAAATTCCGTGTGTTAGCGTGATAATCAAAATGTTCACTGTCTCAATCGTGATCTAGATTCAAGTTGCATAAATCGTGTTATTATTAAAACTTTGTTTTCCActtaaaattcaccaaaaatatatatatattatattgtagCCAACACATTCTGCAAACAGACAATCTATAAGGATAAAATAGAGACAATTGGTATGCAttttgaatgcttagtaagtccatatgaaatttacttaacttaccttAACATTACAACAATTTAGAAATAGAAGCACATTGGTACACATATGACAATTCTTTGGCATCTTATACGTTTAGGTACATTCAACGAAAACATCAAATAGATTAGTTCAATTACATGTCATGAGcttataacatattcatataGTTATATAACATTCCATCATATAACATATACTAACTAAATCATATTCAACTtgtaacatatatacaatttcattcatatatatattcatctCGACCATTTCATTTTCGTTTAATACCATTTTCATTTGTCTTTCACCTGGAGAACTAAAGTAAATTGAATTTGGATACATGGGACTGATTTGTTTACATGTTCTGACATATTTGGGCTGCTAACATTTGCTTAGTATGATGTTGCTAACACTAACTTTagagaattcgcaacaaatgttggatctcAAGCCATCATATTAATCCCTAATTAAACACTCGTTTTCAGTTTTGGGACCCTAATAgcatgtcattcatatcctaatcATTTACTAAGTTCACACAGGCAATATTAcaatttttaattcatttcaatccaTGTAATGCCatcatttacatatcatccatCCATAAATGCATTTCATTTCCATTTAGTACATCATATCTATTTATAATAACCATATCATTCGTACTTTACAATTTAGATGCCAAAATCACCAAAATTACATTCAACCTAaactaatatatattataatataattcaaacatagcCTTAAAAGAACATAGTAAGTTACATATGAACTGACCTAGAAAAACAACAAGCAAACAAGATGTCAAAGACTAATTTGTAATTTTGCCTTCTTCTCGACTATCTTTTGATTGATTCAATTCTCGCTCAATTTTGAAGGGTTGGATGGTTTGGAATCTAACAACAGCTTTTTAGGTTTTCTTCATTTTGAGTCATTGACTACTTTTTTGACCAAACTTCTCCCACCATTTTCCATCGATTTACTCGTACTTGTTCGCTTTGTTTCTATTTGATTTGTCTCTATCATGGAAAAAATGGAGATTACTCGCCCCTAGCATGATTTTTTGTAAAAACTATCGTCAAAACAGTGAAATTACTGAGGTCGGTGGATCTCTCAACTCCAAAGACGTTTTTCCTATTCCTAGTTCATCAGTTGCTATTATTGCTTCCATAGATTCTGCTTCCGTTCCTCTTCACATTCCATACTATCTGGTACTTAGGATAATTATACTTGGCTTTTGGTATACCCGTGTGGGGTCtctaaatccccaaattagccaTATGGGCATGTGGCACCAAATCACTCAAACCCTAATCCCCaaacacacacgctcgtgtgcccaagggacacggccgtgtgaaaattgacAAAATCCCCAAATtggccacacgatcgtgtgacgcCAAAATCAACTCGAGAACCCTAATTCCCAAAAGCACACGGTTATGTATATCAGCACACACCCATGTAGCCACccgtgtggtcacgaaaccaccctAAAACAGCCTCGAAAACCATGCTATCAGCCACGCAGCACTCCCCAACCCTCGATAATTCAAACATATACCAAAACACACAATTTCTAAGCATAAGACAACGATACAAGATAGAAATTAATAGGTTTGCGAACACTCACACACATGATGTTGACTTTTCATAATGTCAATATAGAATTCACAAATAAGACAGAAAAGATACGAAACCCACACCTGATTCGACGATGGAGAAGTGAAATTCTTTGATATGCAGCGAAAACTGTTTTCCCCAagcaaaagaaagaagaagaaaaaataacagaaaaaacaaaaccaaaaagaaaaagaaaataaaataaaataacaggaaagaagaaaaaagaacgTCCTAgagacaaaataaaaataaataaagaaataatttaataattatatattaaattaaaacaacACAACAAAACAGaacataacagaacagaacagaacaAAAATATTCCTCCAAAAAGTACACACAAGGACTCAAGCCAAGGACCTAGAGGTAAATTAACACACACTCAACCATCAGACTAGCAGACCCATTCTGACACTTACACGCGCCATTAAACACAATAGCGCAACCTTCTCTCTGACCCTAACCACAAAACCCAAAAACTTTCAAccccaaaatttggggtgttacactaactcACTTAGATGTAGATTGGAGAGGCCCATAAATGCTCAGGAGTTCAATTTTAATCGGATGTTGGAACCATTTTTGGGTTCCATTAACTGATATTTAGAGATTGATTAGTTATTCGTCGTTAATGGTGCTTCGGCAATTTGGTTATGACCAATATGTACTGGGCAGTTATGGTTTAAATTAGATCGAGACCTTGGTATCACATGATAGTTTTTGGAAAATGTTGGAGGACATCTCTTTCCATTCTTCTTCTACCATGGTTTCATCACATGCAAACCCTTTATATAGTTGTTGCAAGTGACTATTAGTTTTTATTTATGCATCTAGTAAGTAATGTGACTCTAATACATACATGCATCTTAGATAAGTATATCCACCCATATTAATCAAATGACTAGTAGTCTTCCTAGATTCATTCATCTTAATCACTTTGATCAAATACAACATTGATGACATCACATTATTCAACATTTTGAAAGGGTGATTTTCGTTGATTTTTACAAAGAAGTAATGCTCTTGAACTGGTTCTTTATGTAATTTTTTGTTGATGTTAGTGATCATTAAGGTTTTATTTGAGTGATGCTTTAGGTTCCTTATGTTGTTAATGTTTTCGTATGAGGGTGTTGGATGTTGTTTTTTGAGGGGTTGTAAATGCTTCAATATGCTAGTTTGTGTTTGTGTGTGTTTTATAGGTGACTGTAGTTGTACTGTTATTGTTTTTAAGTATGGTGTATTTTCTTTATCTCTAACCTTTTGGTTAGTCCTCCTTTGTGggatttaaaaaaatttacattgGTGAGAAAAAATGTATCATTGTTGTCAATAGATGTTCATCTCTTCTCAAAATTTTATCCTCATAACAGAGGtcattctttttttaatttttttaattaattttctacATCAACTTCTAAACTTTTAAATCTAAAAAAATCATGAAAGTTTGACAAAACCTTAACTTGATTGGTGTCGGTATTGCTATAATATAGAAGGGCGTGGACTCGAGCACATTGAAGTGTATTTATCTTCGTTTTTAAGTTTTGAGAGAGATTATGAATAGTTCtagatattatataaaaaatcatgaaaaaaaaaactcaataaacCGTTGAATAAGTAGAGGTTGCTAAACCATTCACTATTCGGTTAGCTATTACATCCAACCATTTTTTTTATATGTTCATGTTCATACAATTTTTACTTAggtattataaatttatatatatttttacatgttAATAATTCACTTCATGTacatagttttaaaattttatagtaacTACGTAAAGTTataaatataaccattaaatataaataaattgaaaagatttattatgaaaatataactcatgaatatcattaaaatttatattaaaaagacGAAATGATTTATATTGCAATTTTCCTTTCCACAAACACTTTTTTTTGTCACCTATCAAATTTTCATAGTGTAaactgttgtaggccaattttgggcccttCTACAAAATACCCACAGCCCAATAAACCCAAATATTTAAACCACTGACCCACAAAACCCCAAATACATTACAATACCCAGAGCCCAATAATCAAAACCCAATACACAGAAGCCCAAACCCCttacaaacccaaaacccaaaatcccAAAACCCTAATCAGCCGAACCACTCGCCGTTGCCCCCATGTGCGCGATCACTCAGCCCCCACGCGACCTGCCAGACCACTTCCTCCTCTGCCCGAGACCTGGCACTGCCCATACCGTCTGACACTCCCACCACCAACATCGGCCACCACACCCTGCAATCAGACAAGCACACGCaaacaataaattaatatttgtggaagggttataaaaacccgaAGAAAATAATGTAAAAGGGTCCCCTTGGGCAGttcaaaaaaaattagaaaaataaagaaagcaTTCAAAAAATCTTGATAAAAAACCAAACTTTAGCATTCAAATACAGAAGGATACCCCTGAGGTATAAAGAGCAGAAGAATAAATCGCAAATCGGAGAGTCAGACACCAAATAAAACCTAAACTGAAGGCCCAAGGTGATTTACATTATTTCATTAGCATTTTGAACCTATTTTCTTAAATCTATCAACACatctaataaaatatatatataaaagaaaaataaaaaaaggggaaaTTTTACCTCTTTTCGGAAATCCGGCCACCGTGGCGCCGGCGCCAACGGGCTCAGTGATCGTCCGTGACCGTGATGACCGGCCCGTGGTCGAGCCCTCTTCCCCGCTCCTCTTTCTCTCCctcctcttctttttttttttctttcttcgtttcaaatgaaaaaacaaaaattttggctTATATAGGGTCCAAAACGCACTGCTTTGGACCCTCTTAAAGcgtaaaacgacgccgtttaggcCTGTGGTCGGTCGACTCGACCATGAACCGCAGATCCACAGTGTTTTAACGCGGAAGGGCTATTTATGTAATCAGCCCTTCCGGTTTTTCGTGTTTGCAATCGGTTTTCTtgcttttaatttggccccgTTATTTAGCGTTCTTTGCAATCTGTCCCCACACTGCTATGCGTTTGAGGAAATGGAATTATTGTCATCCCGACCCCACATTTTTCTCGCGTTCAAATCAatcctttctttttattttctttttaaattagcCCCATAACTTtgtttttgatttaattttagtcctttttcgttttttatttttaaatatccatgtttttattattcttattcttattattattattattattaggtatTAATAAATACTTTTTTTAAGtgcgtataaatatatatatatatatatatttatattttactcactttattttaatagtttattaatAATATGCTTGTTTATTTTGTATTCCAATAAAATcatcattgttattattattagtttatgTTCGTATATATTTACATTTATAGTACgtatacatatttaatatatttgtatatatctAAATGATATTATTACTAGTTTTCTTTTTATGTGTATATATTACTCAAGTATTTTagcattatatatatttttgtgttcTTAATACTATACTTTATATgtatcatatattttaatattttaatattatattacacatgtatatttccATATCACTTTATGTATAAGATATATTCTCGTATACCcttatatattatacatatattttagtatttttttatgttttgttatatattagtatacatattttattatacgtaCCTATGTGTGCTTTTTGTTTTCGTATATCATGCCATTCATTATTatactttattatataattaacatCCGtgttttatcgtatatatgtatatacatgtgctctttatttgtattattttcgtatgtcatattatttattcttatattcattattttcattattgtcacatatatgttattatttggtgtacatacattattattattgttaatataaatACACTTTTATGTTTATAGTATTcctaatatatattatgtatttacatTTATACTATGTGTATATATATCTAGTATGCATATATTTAGTATCATTACGTGTATGTTCACGAGGCCTTATATTTTCATCATCTCGTATGGTTCaaacaatatatataatatatttctaatattatcaCCGCCTATACgtatatgttttatgtatatattcttaatgtcATTCTACATATGTATATGCATTACGTGTTCGTATTCAATATTGTGATCATATCTAATTTTATACGTATTGTTAGtatctttaaatatttttaccATATTACGATATTCgtttcaaaatgtttaaattCTTCCATTTATTTATTCCAATTTACTTCACGTTATTTCAAAATCCCATTCATGTTttgctaattaatttcaataatcaaggcaatataccgatttaacattaagtcatcgagttcatcgctatcttgggtgaacgtcaattgactcgtgttaaagcAATATACCCTTCTCAAAACCGAAATAAACCAAAATTTCGCCTTTTTAATCGGATTACaattaaattttacattaaactcgtatttttgaaaattaagacaacacgtgtttatgagataccaatttttggcgtcgcgagggtgctaataccttcctcgcagtaTCGGactcgaaccctaatttttctctggcttttaacgtagacctaaattcagcctctattttgttttaaaaatgaaTCTAATAggtatccgatcacacctaagaaaaaggatcggtggcgactcctcttTATTTTAAACTCAAACTTGTGTTTTCAATTTTtctaatcgccacaattagcagccgaaagctaaaatttttacgtcgctacagttggcaactccactggggacaaattttttgagagtcgtgtctggaattaaacacgttttgtcaaaattttcaaatttccttgttcaaagtaaatatttggtcgtgatcgaaaatctcattttcaaaattcatgcatttgtatcgtgttgtaaatatttcttctaacttgcttatttggttgtttttttagttttcaatttttatggttttaattttggtttagtttctttaagtaaaacgtaaaggtttatgagtttttccccacacaccgtgcacctgcattttcgcataacatgagctctttaCCCGGgccccgtccgtttaagtgaaagtaaacgctacgccttcgtgagttaactcgtccctccaagCAAAGCTAGTGAATATtttcggttacatatgacttatgctttcgtgagttaacttgtccctccgcataggcataagtaaatgtaatccctcgaattgaactcgtgagcctgtgatgggttatgaccgaggcttcgtgctaatcttagcagatgatagtacgagcaattcgagtacctatctagaaccgagactgcatataatgaaccatacgatctatccaattagagccatgccgaacctctgtccgcttatagtcaccaaaataagtacacggggaaaatgccttttgcctttcatttacactgtttatgcaaaataattggattgggtagtttagtttgtttttcaaattatatttgttgtgtttactaaccaagtttgtttgtttttatttttattttcatcatgcatcataggcatcatattaggaaggtgttgattaaaggttggttgccaaaaacgggtttcgatggaggagtcaattacacaaataatcGAGAAGAATCCGTGGTTCGGACCGGTCTCTAAAACTCGTAAagaaaaggggatagtctagtggaagggtgtgttgccaatttgcccgaacatataacgtaaatgttcgccaaaataaatTTGAGGATTTGGTTCAATTTGGAATCGGTGGGATTCGgacactagagacattttcaccgagaggtatggagatatagctcaccgatCACCATCCGTAGACGAACAGTTAATTCAAGCTATGGTTCGGTTCGGGACCCACTTATcgttgtttcaccttcaatcaagaagacatgactcacCATAGAAGAGTATCTTGCTTTACTCCGcgatcgacaatgtacaattcggcaaaatatatgtgaaggagcctaagccgatgaccttcaagaaaaagttagtgagactgacagacatgaccgatgcatgggctgaaaaacaaataaagaagaagaatgaaaccatttgcattccatggtcctccctacgagatttggttctgaaccatcccgacatgctgaaaagggtaaatctattcgctttggccatgtatggtttggtcattttcccaaaagttctcggacatctcgaagttgcagtagttgatttcttcgaaaggttaaaacaaggaatcaaccccgtCCCGACCATCCTAGCTGAGACCTTCAGGTccctgagtagttgtcgaagaaaaggggagggacgatttatcggatgcgcgcaattgctcaatgtttggattttgagtcacttttggaaggtagaacgcactccgttccatatgttttctaaaacattctccccgctagaagcttacctcaagaaagaatggccgaaggaagtcaccgagcaacattgggtatcagttTTTCAAAATCTTTgcgccgaggatataacatggagagcaccctggatC is part of the Gossypium arboreum isolate Shixiya-1 chromosome 5, ASM2569848v2, whole genome shotgun sequence genome and harbors:
- the LOC108451700 gene encoding probable 2-oxoglutarate-dependent dioxygenase AOP1 codes for the protein MSSTTQAMVPVIDFSNQNLKPGSPEWDLVKSQVREALEEYGCFEALFDPILELRKAVFGALQEVFDLPLQTKKLFVSDQPFCGYSCPPSGVFQSMAVDDAYIAENIEQYLTTSLWPQGNIAFSEILASFIQLTSELEKTILKMILESFGLEKYMDELTDIANYQLRIMKYEKTKANEQTIGVPAHCDTNMMNLLYQNEVNGLEIQNKDGEWMNMKFSPNSFIVMIGECLSVWLNGRLSSPYHRVLMKANEDRYSLGLFSTVRGGYMVKVPTELVDDKNPMLFKPHNHEEFLKYFSSEVAKGVFRSGAVIAPLKTYCAV